The following proteins are co-located in the Phocoena phocoena chromosome 1, mPhoPho1.1, whole genome shotgun sequence genome:
- the LOC136138620 gene encoding T-cell surface glycoprotein CD1b-2-like — protein sequence MLLLPLLLLAVIVPGGDSKDAFQGPTSYHVIQILTFANSTWAQGQSSGWLDDFQIHGWDSDSGTATFLKPWSKGNFSDEEIIELEGLFQAYFIGFTKEVQEYVSKVQVEYPFVIQCIAGCKLHSGKSIGSFLRAALGGLDFASIKNHSCAPAPEGGSRAQHFCALVPQYKDIWDIIETLLSETCPRFLLGVLDAGKAELQRQVKPEAWLSSDPSPGPGRLLLVCHVSGFYPKPVWVMWMRGEQKQSGTQRGDTVPNADGTWYLRVTLHVTAGEETGLSCRVKHSSLGDQDIIIYWGHPTSVRLILLAILVPSLVLLICLALWFLRRWSFQNIS from the exons ATGCTGCTTCTGCCACTTCTATTGCTAGCAGTTATTGTCCCAGGTGGTGACAGTAAGGATG CCTTCCAGGGGCCAACCTCTTACCATGTTATCCAGATTTTGACCTTTGCCAACAGCACCTGGGCACAAGGTCAATCCTCAGGCTGGCTGGATGATTTTCAGATTCATGGCTGGGACAGTGACTCGGGCACTGCCACTTTCCTGAAGCCCTGGTCCAAGGGCAACTTCAGTGATGAGGAGATTATTGAGCTGGAGGGCCTATTCCAAGCCTACTTCATTGGATTCACCAAGGAAGTACAGGAATATGTCAGTAAAGTCCAGGTTGAAT ACCCCTTTGTGATCCAGTGCATAGCAGGCTGTAAGTTGCATTCTGGGAAGTCCATAGGAAGCTTTTTGAGGGCAGCTTTAGGAGGACTGGATTTCGCGAGCATTAAGAATCATTCATGTGCACCTGCCCCAGAGGGCGGCAGCAGGGCGCAGCACTTCTGTGCACTCGTCCCTCAGTACAAAGACATCTGGGATATCATAGAGACGCTCCTCTCAGAAACCTGCCCTCGGTTTCTCCTTGGTGTCCTCGATGCAGGGAAGGCCGAACTACAGAGGCAAG TGAAGCCCGAGGCCTGGCTGTCCAGTGACCCCAGTCCTGGGCCTGGCCGTCTGTTGCTGGTATGCCATGTCTCAGGATTCTACCCGAAACCTGTGTGGGTGATGTGGATGAGGGGCGAGCAGAAGCAGTCTGGCACTCAGCGAGGTGATACCGTGCCCAATGCTGATGGGACATGGTATCTCCGAGTAACCCTGCATGTGACAGCTGGGGAGGAGACTGGCCTGAGTTGCCGAGTGAAGCACAGCAGTCTAGGAGACCAGGACATCATCATCTACTGGG GTCACCCCACCTCCGTCAGATTGATACTTTTGGCAATATTAGTGCCCTCCTTGGTCCTTTTGATATGTCTTGCATTATGGTTTTTGAGGCGCTG GTCCTTTCAGAATATCTCATGA